In Halobacillus amylolyticus, the following proteins share a genomic window:
- a CDS encoding acyclic terpene utilization AtuA family protein, with the protein MMLRIGSGAGFSGDRIEPAEVLLKHADLDYLVLECLAERTIALAQQRKLHEDSGGYDPLLEKRIRKLLPLLLEKDVRLVTNMGAANPIAAAEKILEIAKELNLSCKVAAVTGDDVLDQLDLNAIPWETNRPISECGSIISANAYLGVEALLPALESDANIVITGRVADPSLFLAPQVHHFGWSLEDYNKLGQGLVTGHLLECSSQISGGYFADAHNKEVPDLVNIGFPFATIDADGRAVISKVEGTGGLIDLRTVKEQLLYEVHDPAEYKTPDVIVDFSTVQLQEVGKNQVEVLNGSGKERPQSLKVSVGYHAGYLGEGEISYAGTSALTRAEIAGEILKKRLIDDFPNLRIDFIGLSSVHRTHFNGSTPYEVRLRAAGYHDSEQMARLIGEEVEALYLNGPAAGGGARKKVTESIGVLSTLINREKVQAEVYFNEWIKGEERSGATN; encoded by the coding sequence ATGATGTTAAGAATCGGATCAGGTGCTGGATTTTCGGGTGACCGTATAGAGCCGGCAGAGGTTTTATTAAAACACGCAGATTTAGATTATCTAGTTTTAGAATGTTTAGCTGAACGTACAATTGCACTTGCGCAACAACGTAAACTACATGAGGATAGTGGCGGTTATGATCCTTTGCTGGAAAAAAGGATACGAAAACTACTGCCGTTACTTTTAGAAAAAGATGTTCGCTTAGTTACAAACATGGGAGCTGCAAATCCAATCGCCGCAGCAGAAAAAATACTCGAAATCGCAAAAGAATTGAACCTGTCTTGTAAAGTGGCAGCTGTAACCGGGGATGATGTTCTTGATCAACTCGACTTAAATGCAATTCCTTGGGAAACGAATCGTCCAATTTCTGAATGTGGCTCGATTATTTCGGCGAACGCTTACCTTGGAGTTGAAGCATTACTACCGGCCCTTGAGTCTGATGCGAATATTGTTATTACGGGCAGAGTGGCTGACCCTTCTCTCTTTCTTGCGCCGCAAGTTCACCATTTTGGATGGTCATTAGAGGACTATAACAAATTAGGCCAGGGGCTGGTGACAGGCCATCTGCTTGAATGTTCAAGTCAGATTAGTGGGGGATACTTTGCCGATGCTCATAACAAAGAGGTACCTGATCTTGTAAACATTGGGTTTCCTTTTGCCACGATCGATGCTGATGGCCGTGCCGTCATTTCAAAGGTGGAAGGGACGGGTGGGCTTATTGACTTAAGAACGGTTAAAGAGCAGTTGTTATACGAAGTCCATGATCCAGCTGAATACAAGACCCCCGACGTTATAGTCGACTTTTCAACTGTCCAGTTACAGGAGGTAGGGAAAAATCAGGTTGAGGTATTAAACGGTAGCGGTAAGGAACGTCCTCAGTCTTTGAAAGTTTCTGTTGGCTATCATGCGGGCTATTTAGGAGAAGGAGAGATCTCTTATGCGGGTACAAGTGCGTTAACCCGTGCAGAAATAGCAGGGGAGATTTTGAAGAAGCGCCTAATAGATGACTTTCCAAATTTACGGATTGATTTTATCGGATTATCATCTGTCCATCGAACACATTTTAATGGCTCAACTCCATATGAAGTAAGGCTCCGTGCCGCCGGGTATCATGATTCCGAACAAATGGCGAGATTAATAGGGGAGGAAGTAGAAGCCTTGTACTTAAATGGACCGGCAGCTGGTGGAGGAGCTCGAAAGAAAGTCACTGAATCTATAGGTGTTCTTTCCACCTTGATTAACAGAGAAAAAGTGCAGGCAGAGGTTTATTTCAATGAATGGATAAAGGGTGAAGAGAGGAGTGGAGCTACAAATTGA
- a CDS encoding acyclic terpene utilization AtuA family protein: MKKIKLGAATGWSRDRFGPAEDLVKHGNLDYLCFESMSEVTMSEAQVKKVDDPNTSGYDPYLVDRLGPILKECKEKGIKIISNQGWINPEGAAEKILEVAQSQGINNLKVAAVNGGILTDNITDLAFAFLEDGESISDYKDDIVSAEAYLGAEGIVDALKNEADVIVTTRVGDACLYLGPLAYEFDWDFDHYDAIAKGMVVGHLMECACQITGGYFSDPGYKHVPNPGELGHPIAEVSEDKIYITKLSNTGGVVSTETCKEQLLYEVQDPANYLCPDVVADFTKVSFLDAGKDRVEVICHEGVGRPKTGALKVLVGLKEGYLAEEMMLFAGPGARERSEVAKSILINRFEQISLRPKEMRWDYLGVNSVHREASSSLEETPYELILRVALKTESLHDAEKLRKEIDPMAVNGPSGTGKWGPMGNRVRPIIGLRSVLVPEEEAPTAVVYRE, encoded by the coding sequence GTGAAAAAGATTAAACTAGGAGCAGCCACTGGCTGGTCTAGAGATAGATTTGGACCAGCTGAGGATTTAGTCAAACATGGCAATCTGGATTACCTTTGCTTTGAATCGATGTCAGAAGTGACGATGAGCGAAGCGCAGGTGAAAAAAGTGGATGATCCAAATACGTCGGGTTACGATCCCTATTTAGTAGATCGTCTTGGTCCAATTTTAAAAGAATGTAAAGAGAAGGGAATTAAAATCATTTCGAACCAGGGGTGGATTAACCCTGAAGGGGCTGCAGAAAAGATTTTGGAAGTGGCTCAATCTCAAGGGATCAACAATCTTAAGGTAGCAGCGGTAAACGGCGGCATATTGACAGATAACATTACGGATCTAGCATTCGCATTTTTAGAAGACGGAGAATCCATTAGCGATTACAAGGATGATATTGTTTCTGCTGAAGCGTACCTTGGTGCTGAAGGAATCGTTGATGCGTTAAAAAATGAAGCGGACGTTATTGTTACGACAAGGGTAGGGGATGCTTGTCTTTATCTTGGTCCGCTAGCTTATGAGTTTGATTGGGACTTCGATCATTACGATGCCATTGCAAAAGGAATGGTCGTTGGTCACTTAATGGAATGTGCTTGTCAAATTACCGGGGGATATTTTTCAGATCCAGGATATAAGCATGTGCCAAATCCTGGCGAGTTAGGCCACCCAATTGCGGAAGTCAGTGAAGATAAAATCTACATTACGAAGCTATCAAATACCGGTGGCGTTGTCTCAACGGAAACGTGTAAGGAGCAGCTTTTATATGAGGTACAGGATCCCGCTAATTATCTTTGTCCAGATGTTGTAGCTGATTTTACGAAGGTCAGCTTTCTTGATGCCGGGAAAGATCGTGTCGAGGTGATTTGCCATGAAGGGGTTGGCCGTCCCAAAACCGGTGCGTTAAAAGTTCTGGTGGGTTTAAAGGAAGGCTATCTTGCTGAAGAAATGATGTTGTTTGCTGGACCAGGTGCAAGAGAAAGATCGGAAGTGGCTAAGTCAATTTTAATTAATCGGTTTGAACAAATTTCTCTTAGGCCTAAAGAAATGAGATGGGATTATTTAGGAGTGAACAGTGTACATCGTGAGGCCTCTTCGTCTCTTGAGGAAACACCTTACGAACTTATTTTACGTGTGGCATTAAAAACGGAGTCTTTACATGATGCAGAAAAATTACGTAAAGAAATCGATCCAATGGCTGTGAATGGTCCGTCTGGTACAGGGAAATGGGGCCCGATGGGGAATCGAGTTCGGCCAATTATCGGGCTGCGTTCCGTGTTAGTCCCGGAGGAAGAAGCACCGACAGCTGTTGTATATAGGGAATAA
- a CDS encoding AtuA-related protein has translation MKRVQLREVAHARSGEKGDTVNVSVIAYKEKDYAIIKEQVTIDAVRELYGPITNGNIQRYEAPNIGALNFVLEGALGGGRSRTLAFDESGKSLSSRVLTMPIEVTDDYVTRSEDMKSSHSGIKEAVVHSEKD, from the coding sequence ATGAAACGGGTTCAGTTAAGAGAGGTTGCGCATGCACGATCAGGTGAAAAGGGTGACACGGTCAATGTGTCAGTCATCGCTTATAAAGAAAAAGACTACGCAATCATAAAGGAACAGGTAACGATTGATGCTGTCCGTGAGCTCTACGGACCGATAACCAATGGAAACATTCAAAGATATGAAGCCCCCAACATTGGTGCCTTGAATTTTGTATTAGAAGGTGCGCTGGGAGGGGGCCGATCACGAACGCTGGCTTTTGATGAATCGGGGAAGTCCTTATCTTCCCGGGTTTTAACAATGCCTATTGAAGTAACAGATGATTACGTGACAAGAAGTGAGGATATGAAAAGCTCTCATTCAGGGATAAAAGAGGCGGTGGTTCATAGTGAAAAAGATTAA
- a CDS encoding CitMHS family transporter, translated as MLAFYGFLIIAILLYLVLTKKTSVHFALVVVPTVIALIAGFGIGELGEFMGTGMANIAMTGIMITFAILFFGIMFDAGLFDPLINGVIKYAGGDPVKIAVGTAIIAMASHLDGSGSSTFLITISALLPVYKALKMSPLTLAVIAALSAGTMNLVPWGGPTLRAATALNVDVIELYAPLIPVQITGLVCVLIAAFWLGKQERKRVGISETAASVNAEESHDSFDPEKGSDHEKFKRPKMLIPNFLLTIAVIVVLVMGIVPLAIPFVIGVPLALMMNYRKVAMQQDRIEAHARGAIYTSSVIFSAGIFTGILAGTGMIEAMANTSAAAIPSGWGQALPVILAYLSMPLSLLFDPDSFYFGVLPVLSATAETFGVQPVTMGRAAILGQMTVGFPISPLTGSTFLLIGLAGVDLGDLQKKAIPLGFAITAIMATVALFMGLL; from the coding sequence ATGCTTGCTTTTTACGGTTTTTTAATCATTGCGATTTTGTTGTACCTCGTATTGACGAAGAAGACTTCGGTTCATTTTGCACTGGTCGTAGTTCCTACTGTCATTGCCCTGATCGCTGGGTTTGGCATTGGGGAACTTGGCGAGTTTATGGGAACCGGTATGGCTAACATTGCCATGACAGGTATTATGATTACTTTCGCTATTCTCTTCTTCGGAATCATGTTCGATGCCGGATTATTTGACCCATTGATTAATGGCGTCATTAAGTATGCCGGGGGAGATCCGGTTAAGATTGCAGTAGGTACAGCCATTATTGCTATGGCATCACATTTAGACGGTTCAGGATCTAGTACCTTCCTTATTACGATTTCAGCCCTACTGCCTGTTTACAAAGCATTAAAAATGAGCCCGTTAACGTTAGCGGTGATTGCTGCGTTAAGTGCCGGAACAATGAATTTGGTGCCATGGGGTGGGCCGACTTTAAGAGCGGCCACTGCGTTAAATGTAGATGTGATCGAACTTTATGCTCCGTTGATACCAGTACAAATCACTGGTTTGGTTTGCGTCTTGATAGCAGCTTTTTGGCTCGGTAAGCAAGAACGTAAACGCGTTGGGATTAGTGAGACAGCTGCAAGTGTGAACGCGGAGGAGTCGCATGATTCATTTGATCCGGAAAAAGGGTCAGATCATGAAAAATTCAAGCGTCCGAAAATGTTGATTCCAAATTTCCTTTTAACCATCGCGGTTATTGTGGTTTTGGTGATGGGGATTGTGCCTTTGGCCATTCCGTTTGTTATTGGGGTACCGCTAGCGTTAATGATGAATTATCGTAAGGTGGCGATGCAACAGGATCGGATTGAGGCGCATGCTCGTGGTGCGATCTACACCTCCTCAGTAATTTTTTCTGCCGGAATATTTACAGGTATCCTTGCAGGGACGGGAATGATCGAGGCGATGGCGAACACTTCGGCAGCTGCGATTCCAAGTGGATGGGGTCAGGCCCTGCCGGTTATTCTAGCTTATCTTTCGATGCCGCTAAGTCTCCTTTTTGACCCAGATTCCTTCTATTTTGGCGTACTACCTGTGTTGAGTGCGACAGCAGAAACATTTGGAGTTCAACCAGTAACAATGGGACGTGCAGCTATTTTAGGACAAATGACAGTTGGATTTCCAATAAGTCCACTGACAGGTTCTACATTTTTATTGATTGGCTTGGCGGGCGTGGATTTAGGGGATCTCCAGAAAAAGGCTATTCCGTTGGGCTTTGCGATTACTGCTATCATGGCAACTGTCGCATTATTTATGGGGCTGCTATAA